One Formosa sp. Hel3_A1_48 genomic window, GCTTGTTCGGCTTTACCATAGCCAATACCACCAGCTTGCATAATCACTTTATCAAAGCCTAAACGATCGGCATCTTCCTGATGTTCAAAAGTCAGGACAGAGCCGCAAATCAGGGGTTGTCCAAATTTATTGCCAAAATCTGAGGCTCCATTAGAGGCTTTGATAAGAATATCTATCGGCGTTTGGTAGAGCCATTTACGTTCTTTGAATCCATTTTCCCAAGGGCGGTTTTCAAGTAATCTAGAGTATGAGGTCATGTAAACAGCCGTACCTGCAAGAGGCAAAGATCCTTTTCCTCCAGCCAAACGATCCCGGATTTCTCCACCAGAACCTGTAGCGGCACCATTGAAGGGCTCCACTGTTGTTGGAAAATTGTGCGTTTCTGCTTTAAGAGAAATAACAGATTCAAAATCTTTGGTTGTATAGCTGTCTGGAATGTCAGCGCGTTTGGGTGCAAATTGTTCAACAACAGGTCCCTTAATAAATGCTACATTGTCTTTGTAGGCCGATACAATTCCATTAGGGTTTTGCCTGGATGTTTCTTTTATAAGCTTGAATAAGGAGCTGGATTGTTCCTCTCCATCAATTACAAATGTTCCATTAAAAATTTTGTGGCGGCAGTGTTCGGAATTGACTTGAGAAAACCCAAACACTTCGGAGTCAGTAAGGGGACGACCTATTTTTTGACTTACGTTTTCCAAGTAATCAACTTCCTCTTCGCTCAGGGAAAGCCCTTCTTGTGCGTTGTAACTGGCGATATCGGTAATTTCTAAAATGGGTTCTGGGGTAATGTTGATGTCAAAAGTATTCTGATGGAGTTCCTCAAATTTTTCGAAAATCATAGGGTCAAAGTCGGAAAAATCATTGCTAACGCTTTTAAATTCTTCAATACGAATGACTCCTGCGATACCCATATTTTGAGTAATTTCTACAGCATTGGTGCTCCATGGGGTAATCATGGCAGCACGAGGACCAACAAATGAACATTTGAGGGAGGTTTGTTCTATTTTGGGTTTTTGACCAAAAAGCCATGTGAGTTTGGCTATGGTTTCTGCTGAAAATTCTTCTGTTGATTGAACGGCAAATACGCTTTGTTTAGCGTCTCCAAAGAAGTGAATCATGTGGTTGATGTTGTTGATTACGAATCCCTACAAAATTAATTTTTTTGTATTGATTTTTAGCACTTTTTTTTGTCGATTTTGAGGGATTATTCACAAGTTTTGAACAGAAAACATCATCTTCAATAAATTCACTAATATTTAACTATTTTCCTTGTGTATTGTCCATGTGTATTTTGGAGATTCATGATGTATATTCCACTGCTTAGGGTACTGATGTCCACTGCAGAATGTTGAGAATCCACAGTGGTTTTTAAAATGGGTTTTCCCGTAAGATCAAATATTTCTATTTGTGTATGGTTTTGTACGTCTACAAAAAGCAATGCACCATTGACAGGGTTGGGGTATATTTTTATGTGCTTAGGTTCTATATTTATTGCGCTTAAGGTTTGTGTATGGCTACCGAGGTTGGTGCAAGTGTTTTGTGGATAGCTCGTCCATTCATCAGCATTGTAAGCTGTACTTCCATTGGTAATAGTTGCATTACGCACTAGGGTGGTGTTTTCAGCATAAACGGTAGCATCACCACGTGTTCCAAGGATATCGATTGGAATATCGTTTTTAAACAGCCCAAGTGCATCATTACCATTAAATTCTGTAATCGCATTGTTAAGGTTGTCAAAAACATTGGTGCACACACTTGTGCCTCCGTTGGCGACCACAAAAACGTCTTCGTTGGAAATACTGGCATTTGAAGGGAAATTATAGGTATTTGTCCATGTGCTGTTGCCGTTACTGCTTAATTTAATGCTGTACTCTGATAAATTTACCGTCGCTCCTGTAAAATTGGCAATTTCCAATGCCTTGTTTGCACCACTTCCTTCCATATATTCAGAGAAAAACAAATCGAGTGTATTTGTACTCCCCGAAAGGGTAGTAGCACAATCTTCGTTGGAGGGAACAGAACTATTGTTTGCGTTATCTTTAGCGATGATTGTAAAACAGTAATTGGTCTCTGGACTTAAACTTGTAACTGACGTTGAGGTTAAACTTGTACTGCTGTTATAACTGTTATTTACATAAATATCGTAGCTACTTACTCCAATATTGTCTGTGGCAGCTGTCCAGTTCAGACTCACACTTGTGGCTGTAGGGTTACTGGCAACTAAATTAGTGGGCGCACTTGGATTTTGATTGTCTTGTTGTGGGTTCCAAATCGCTGTAACATAGTAAGGGGTATCAATAAAAGGATTGCGATTACCTTGATGGTCATAAATAGCATTGTTTCGGTCCACCTCTTTTTGAGAAACAGGGTCTATGCTGTGCCACTCCAAAAGGATATTTAAAAAGGCTGTTTCAAACACTTGATCGCTGCTGCCATTAAACATAGCAAAAGCACTCCAATTACTGATTTGATTTTGGTAGCGTGTGGCAAAATAAAAATAAATTCGGGCTATATCGCCTTTAAATTCATCAATGGGTTCAAAAACAGTCCCCGAATATCCACTAGAATATCCGGAGTTTAGGTTATCCCCTAATTTTGAACCATTTTGCGTGGGGTTCGAAATTCCATTTTGTGATGCCAAATTATTATCATCGACGCGTCCCATCGGAAAACTCCCCCGAAACCCATTCACTCGTCCATCTACAGGCAATAAATTATGAGCATCACCATCCATTGGATTAGCATCATTAAAAACAGACTTCGGTACAACATGCTCTTTGTTGTAGCAGTCGCCTTCGCCAGTGTAGTTACCACACTCATCGACTTGCGGATTAAAATTGTAAGGATCGGCACCCGATGGATTTTCAGAGTAGATATCCAAAATAGTGTTGTCATTTTCGTAATACTGATCTAAATCATTGCTGAGAAAAAAATCATCCATCGCATTATAACCCTGATCATTTTGGTTGTTGATGATGTTGTACAACTGCGTTTTTAGAGTATATCCACTCCCAGTTGCAGTGTCATAATACCCATTTGGAATTTGAGCAAAACCAAAATTAAAACAAAGCGTAATAATAAGAAATGTGTAAATGTTTTTCATGAAATTGTTTTTTCGAGCAGTGCCATATAAAACCCATCATAACTACTCTTGTGTGCTAAAATACTCTTATCTTTTAACAATTTAAAATTTTGACCTGCTTCTGAAGTTAAAAACGTTGCAACTTGTTCTTGATTTTCAGACGGCAAAACCGAACACGTTGCGTATACCATTTTACCGCCAGGTTTTAGCATTTTGGAGTAATCCTGCAAAATATGTTGTTGTGTTCCTCTGATTTTGTCTAAAAATTCGGGTTCTAGTTTCCATTTAGAATCAGGATTTCGGCGCAATACACCCAATCCAGAACAAGGTGCGTCAATAAGTAATCGATCGGCTTTTGCTTTGAGTTTTTTTATGGGTTTTGTCGATTCTATAACGCGCAAGTCAATATTGTGTGCACCATTCCGTCGTGCGCGAATTTTTAATTTTTTTAATTTACTCTCATAAATATCCATAGCAATCAATGAGCCCTTGTTTTGCATTAGTGCGGACAGGTGTAAGGTTTTGCCTCCTGCACCAGCACAAGCATCAACAACTTTCATTCCTGGCTGAACATCCAGATATTCTGCCACCAACTGAGATGAGGCGTCTTGAACTTCAAACCAACCCATTTTAAAAGCTTCTGTTTTGAATACATTAGCACGTTCGACAAGTTTCAGTGCTAGGGGATAGCCTTCAATTTCGATGGTTTCAATTTCTTCTGATTGTAATTTTAGCTGAAGGTCCTTTTTTGTTGTCTTGAGAATATTTGTACGCAGTATGACATCGGCTTGTTCATTTTGTTTTGATAACTCTTTAGACCAAAGACTTTCACCCAATTCTTTTACACCTAATTCGTCTATCCAGTCGGGGATTGATTCTTTTATTTTTCGTGTTTTTGATGCCTCGTCGAAACGTCCTTTTATTTTTCGCGTTGGCGTACCTTCAAAATATTTCCAATCAGGTAATTTAATTCCTTTTAGTGTAGCCCAAACTGCAAATAATCGCCATGCATCATCTCTGCTAAATGGTTCTTTTACTTCAGCAATTTCAGCGTAGAGGCGTTTCCAGCGTACTATGTCATAGGTGGTCTCCGCTACAAATCCACGATCACGACTACCCCAACGCTTGTCCCGCTTCAGTAGGGATTGAATCACTTTGTCAGCATAATTTCCGTCGTTGAAAACTTCTAAAATTCCATCAATAACGGCAAAGCATAAATTTCTGTGTAAACGCATAAAAGAGGATATTTTCGACTGCAAAGTTACATTTAATAAATGGTTTGACATTGAAGAATTATGTATATTGGATTTTAATTCCAAACGTTTTGTCATGAACTGCAAGCGCTTACTTTTTGTTTTTTTAATTTTTTGCTTTTATAACTGTGGAAATACAGTATCAACTGAATCTCTGTATTCTTCTGTTGAAATTGAGTTAATTGTGGAGGATTCTTTATTAAATATCAGAGCATTAGAGTTGACTAAAGACAAGCTTGTAGCTGTTTCTTCAATTGCCGATGTTTACTCTTTTGATTTAAATTCTGATTCTTTATCAAAAGATAGATTCTATCCCGATAGCTTGAATGTTCGTGCGCTGGCATTGGTAGCCGATACTGTCTTTACTCTTAGTATAGGAAGTCCTGCTTATTTGTATAAAAATTCAGAACTTGTTTATCATGAGACTGATTCTGCTGTATTTTACGACAGCATGGACTTTTGGAATTCAAAAGAGGGCATAGCACTTGGTGATCCAATAGACGGTTGCCTAAGCATTTTAATCACAAGAGATGGAGGCAATACATGGCACAAAACCCCATGTGCCAGTCTACCTAAAACTATTAAAGGTGAAGCAGCTTTTGCTGCGAGTGATACTAATATTTCTATTGTTGGTAATAATGCTTGGATAGCTAGTGGAGGAGTGGCCAGTCGTGTTTTATTTTCAGATGATAAGGGTCTTTCGTGGGAGGTTTTTGACACGCCCATTGTACAAGGAACACCCACAACAGGAATATACAGTATCGATTTTTATGATGAACACAATGGGTATGCCATTGGAGGAGATTATACCCAACCCAAACTTAATTCAAATACGAAAATAAAGTCAACGGATGGCGGGCGGTCATGGCGTACAGTAAATCAAATCGGTGGACCTGGTTATAGAAGTTGTGTTCAATATGTTCCAGGTCGTCGAGCTAAAGATTTAGTTGCTGTTGGTTTTGAAGGTATTGACTACAGTGCAAATGGTGGATTGGATTGGATAAAGCTGAGTAAAACAGGCTTTTATACCATTCGATTTTTGAACGATAGTATTGCCTTTGCTGCCGGAAAGGGCAGACTTGCAAAGTTAATTTTTGATTGATTGTGAGTTGTTAGTTAGTCTAAGGACTGCAATAAAACAAGTTTTTGGTACATGCCTTTTCGATCCAAAAGCTCTTG contains:
- a CDS encoding endonuclease, which codes for MKNIYTFLIITLCFNFGFAQIPNGYYDTATGSGYTLKTQLYNIINNQNDQGYNAMDDFFLSNDLDQYYENDNTILDIYSENPSGADPYNFNPQVDECGNYTGEGDCYNKEHVVPKSVFNDANPMDGDAHNLLPVDGRVNGFRGSFPMGRVDDNNLASQNGISNPTQNGSKLGDNLNSGYSSGYSGTVFEPIDEFKGDIARIYFYFATRYQNQISNWSAFAMFNGSSDQVFETAFLNILLEWHSIDPVSQKEVDRNNAIYDHQGNRNPFIDTPYYVTAIWNPQQDNQNPSAPTNLVASNPTATSVSLNWTAATDNIGVSSYDIYVNNSYNSSTSLTSTSVTSLSPETNYCFTIIAKDNANNSSVPSNEDCATTLSGSTNTLDLFFSEYMEGSGANKALEIANFTGATVNLSEYSIKLSSNGNSTWTNTYNFPSNASISNEDVFVVANGGTSVCTNVFDNLNNAITEFNGNDALGLFKNDIPIDILGTRGDATVYAENTTLVRNATITNGSTAYNADEWTSYPQNTCTNLGSHTQTLSAINIEPKHIKIYPNPVNGALLFVDVQNHTQIEIFDLTGKPILKTTVDSQHSAVDISTLSSGIYIMNLQNTHGQYTRKIVKY
- a CDS encoding RsmB/NOP family class I SAM-dependent RNA methyltransferase, producing MRLHRNLCFAVIDGILEVFNDGNYADKVIQSLLKRDKRWGSRDRGFVAETTYDIVRWKRLYAEIAEVKEPFSRDDAWRLFAVWATLKGIKLPDWKYFEGTPTRKIKGRFDEASKTRKIKESIPDWIDELGVKELGESLWSKELSKQNEQADVILRTNILKTTKKDLQLKLQSEEIETIEIEGYPLALKLVERANVFKTEAFKMGWFEVQDASSQLVAEYLDVQPGMKVVDACAGAGGKTLHLSALMQNKGSLIAMDIYESKLKKLKIRARRNGAHNIDLRVIESTKPIKKLKAKADRLLIDAPCSGLGVLRRNPDSKWKLEPEFLDKIRGTQQHILQDYSKMLKPGGKMVYATCSVLPSENQEQVATFLTSEAGQNFKLLKDKSILAHKSSYDGFYMALLEKTIS
- a CDS encoding WD40/YVTN/BNR-like repeat-containing protein, which translates into the protein MNCKRLLFVFLIFCFYNCGNTVSTESLYSSVEIELIVEDSLLNIRALELTKDKLVAVSSIADVYSFDLNSDSLSKDRFYPDSLNVRALALVADTVFTLSIGSPAYLYKNSELVYHETDSAVFYDSMDFWNSKEGIALGDPIDGCLSILITRDGGNTWHKTPCASLPKTIKGEAAFAASDTNISIVGNNAWIASGGVASRVLFSDDKGLSWEVFDTPIVQGTPTTGIYSIDFYDEHNGYAIGGDYTQPKLNSNTKIKSTDGGRSWRTVNQIGGPGYRSCVQYVPGRRAKDLVAVGFEGIDYSANGGLDWIKLSKTGFYTIRFLNDSIAFAAGKGRLAKLIFD